CGCATCAGAACCCTCGGCTTCGGCACGCCCGCGGGCCTTCAGATAGAGATTGAACGCCGCGAGCTGTGCTGCCCGGAGGTCGATATCGACGCCGTAGAGGTTGTGCTCGAGGATCTTCGCCGGGACTTCCTCACGGGGAACGTCGGGCCGTTCGGTCCACCAGATGCGCTCGAAGATGTCAAAGGCATACAGCAGGAAGTGCCCGCTGCCACAGGCCGGGTCGATGACCCGGAGCTCGGACGGATCGTCGAACTCCGGGGCCGCCTGGTCCTCGTCGTCTGGGATGAGGTACGTGGCGATGCTGGGGACGTCCGGGGCGGCGTCGGGCGTCGTGGCTCGTTCCTTGCGCTCGTCGATAGAGAGCGCCTCGGGTTCCGGAACGGTGTCTTCCTTGCCCGTGGCTTCGAGATAGAGCTTCCCCAGGGAGTTGTCGGTGAGCATCCGGACGACCCAGTGGGGCGTATAGAACTGGTTCGCCGGGCCGACGTCTCCCGGCTCGAGCGTGTTCTTGGCATCGAGGGCCTCGACGACAGGCCGGTTGTAGTATTCGTAGACCCACCCGAGCACGTCGTCCGCCCGCCAGACTTCGTCGGGGATCTCATCGAGCATTCCAGCGAGGTCTTCGTAGGTATCGACGTCCGGATCGACGAGACTGTACGGCGTGTCGGTATCGAACAGGATCTCGATGTCCTTTCCCAGTTCCTCGCACTTGTTCTGGTAAGCCGTCAGAATCGCCTCGTCCTCCAGCAGAAATTCCTCGTGGACGAGCGTCTCGGCGGCAGGTGTCAGGCCGTTCTCCTTGAAGACGGTGACCTCCTCGTCGATGAAGTCCCGGACTTCCATCGTCCGGAGGGCGGCGAGTCGATTGACGATCGTGTAGCCGACGCCTGTGACGTACTCCGCGAACGCCTCGTCCCAGGTGTGGCCATCGACCGCTTCGAGTTGAATGGCCTCGACAAGTTCCTGGATGTCCTCGTCCAGTGCTTCAGGCTCGTCCGGTTTCTCGTCGAGACCTTTCTGCGTGAGCTGGAAATCGACGTTGTCCTCGACGCGCTCGCGCATCTCGGTGACGACGTCTTCGAGGTGTTCGCGCTCTTCCTTGTCCAATTGGGCCTTTCGCTGGGAGATAGAATCGCCTGACATAGGGTATCTGTGTAGTCTCTTCGAGTAACAGCAGGGTCTTCAATGTTGGCTAATAAATGACGGTACACCTACTCGCTGGAGCTCGCTATATCTGAGATAGCTTCTCCTGGACTCCCAGAAACGCGGAACGAACCTCACGATACGTAAGAACTGAGGTGATTACTACTTTCCCCGACGAGAATATCAGGACGACACCCTCTTCTGTACGGTATGTTGCGCCCGGGAATTGCTCTGGCTCGTACTCTGTAGACTCCAGTCCCAGAGCAATGACTGCCGCATTTAGATCGACGGTTTGTCCAACATCTCCAGTGGCGACGACGTTCTCGATTCGAATATCTCTATAATCGTCGTTAAGTCCTAAAGAATCTAACTCAGAAACGAATTCTTGAACACCTCTTTTAATCTCATGTTCGCTCTTTGCTCCAGCTATACTGACTCTTCCTCTGGGTGGAAGGAGAACTGTGAAACTACCGACGTTGGGTGATCTGTAGATAAGGCTTCGGTGGTGATCTGGTTCGTATTCACTATTTACTAGGTCCTCGGAAAGTCGTTCTAAATCATACTCTCCGTCAAGTTCGAAGGAGGCCGAGATATTGGATACTTCAAGAGAATATTCCTCTAACTCGGCTGGTGTTACCTCCTCATCCAACCGTGCGAGTTTAACGCCCATTATCCTCGTAGTTCATACTAACCCGGGGATTCCACAAGGGTAAGAATTACTTTGAAGTTCACGAACCATGGCAAGTGCTCTTCATTAGTAGATGGTCGCAGGACTTTGAAAAGGTATTTTAACGACTCTGACCTCCTCTTCACCTAACTAAACGCAATCCGATCCACCAGAGTAATCTTTACTGGACCGGTGTATTCGAGCGATGGGTGAACTGGCGGTTGAAGTTGTGAACATTGCGGCAGTAGGCGATTTAGGGGTTGAAGTAGACATTGAGCAACTTGCCAGTAACTCAGAGTTGCCCGTTGCTCGTTACGATCCCGAGAACAACGCTGCGTTTTTTTTTTTGATTCGAAGAGGATGGCAAGCTCGTAATTCTGTATACGTCTGGGAAATACATTCTCCGAGGTGGTGATGACTTCGACAAAATGCACCAGGTCAACGATCGGTACTTGTCCTATCTCACAGAGACGGGACTGGACTTCAGCGACCCCTCGCTCGAGGTCAAGAACGTGGTCTCGGTTGGGAATCTACAGAAGGATATTGAACTCAATGCATTGATGATCGCATTAGGGTTAGAAGATACAGAATACGAACCTGAGCAATTCCCCGGTTTGATTTATCGACCTGACTCTACTCGTTGTGTCTTGTTGGTCTTCTCCAGCGGAAAAGTAGTCGTCACGGGCGGACGTACTGCTGAAGAAGACGAAGAAGCCTTTCTCCATCTCCAGGATCAGGTCGATAAACTCCTGTGATTCGAGACCGTCAGTGCCGAGTTTCCTTTCGGGAAAACAATCATAGAGCTTTCTGACGAATGCTGAGCCATGCCTGAGGACGAGTCATCGGGATTGTCTGCCGACAGACGCGAATGGGAAGCGATGTATCCCAATCAGGGGTACGTCCTCGTTCGTTTTGACTACAACAGTCCACCGGGAGACGCTCTCGAAAAGCTGGCTACCCACGAGTCTCTCGATGAGATCGATGGCATTCCTTCAGACACGAACTGGAGGGGTACGTCGTCTACGCTAGTGAGGGGAACACGTACTCCAACGAAGACCTTTGAGCTCTCGCTTAGGCGCGCTCACTCCTCCAGTTCAGTCGTGTGACGTGGGTTCTCTCGGAGCGTCGATAATGACACGTACCGGTGACCCTGTACGAACGCGACAGTTCGGTTCGAGTCGCTGGCTGTCTTATCGTTCTGGATTGCTCTATCCAGTTCGAGAACAGGTTCGAGAAACAGGACCTTCTGCGTGTCCCCATACCGCTCTGACTCGTTCTCACTCATTTTCTCCACTGACTCGAGCAACGACTGCTCCTGGTGGTTGGAGAGATCCGGATGGTCCTCAACCGTTTCCTCGTCCAGGGTGATGCTCTCGATGCTTCCGGTTACCCGCGGGACTTCGGCCTTGATCTCGCCGTCCTTGTAGAACGCAAGGTGGGACACCGGTTTGAACGAGCGGTTGGGCTGACAGAAGTAGTGGTCGTAGGTGTGGTATTCGTCCCACGCCCGTCGTGCACCTACGACGAGGACACGGTCTTCCTTCCCACTCACGAGCTGCTCGTCGTAGATGAACCGCATCAGTTCCCGCAACAGGAATGCCTCGCGCTCGGTCGGAACATACATACTCGCCTCAGCACTCCCCACGTCGCGTTCGAGCACCGATTCGAGGGTACCGACCAGCGTATCGAAACTCGCCCATACGAGGCGATCATCGTCGATCGCCTGGACTTCGCTGGGGACACGCTCGTCGGGTGTGAGCACAATCAAGCGCTGGAGGTCTGACGGATTTTGATCCAAGGCCTCAAGATGGTCTTCGAGCTGGCTTTGTCGGACGGCGTTTCGGCTCGTCTTGGTTTCGAACCAGAGGGCTGTCGACCCCCGAATAGCCGCGTCCGGGACGGATTCCACGCCTGTCACCTGGTTGTCAAATGCCACGAGTGAGAGGTCAGATTCGTCGACGAGTGCCTCAAGGATGTCTTCGCCCAGACGGCTGTTGACGTGTTCGAGCACCGCGAGTAAGGTCGACGTCACGCGGTTCTCCCCCTGCGTATACGTCGAGAAGAGCGGGTTCGTCATGCTGGCTGACTATTCGTACGCATTACAAAGTCCTTTCCTCGACCAATCGAATGTATCACCAATAGAATTGTAATGTCCCGTGTGCGACAGAGGCTAATCAGTCATCGAACCGGAGTCCAGGAGTCTCGAACCCGACCATCGCCGCCCTGCGCATGTTCATCTTCGAGGATTCTTCCCGGGCAAGCAGGTTGGAGATAGGGGTCTCTCCATCGGCCTGGAAGGTTCGGGGGTGAAGGTAGAGTCTCCCTTTGCCGATTGTTGTGAGCAAGTGGTCGAAAACCACCTCTTCCTGGTAGATAATTTCTATGTCGCTCTGCACGTGGTCTCTCACGAGTCCGTCAATCCCTCTGGCCCTGGAGTCAGGAGGGAGTTCCAGTGTCCGGTTCGGACCGTAGGTGTACACTTCTGCCGACATAACCCCCGTCTGCCCATCGGTCAGGCTCGATATTTCAGACATTTCTGTATCAGAGAATTCGGCCATCGATTCAGTGGGCTCAATGTCACCCAGTCCCTCAATATGTGTGAGGCTGTCCGGGCCTGTGGCAAAGGAAACGTTCTCTTCGGGGACCTTGATGTGCACCCGCAACTTCAGGTCGGTAGCTGGACCTCTACCGATATTCCTCAGCTTATAAGCAACAAAAGCATCGTATGTTTCGGCCCCGACAACCTCGAGCAGAGGCTGGTGGCTCTTCTCCATCAGTTCTTGTTGTTTCTCCATTAATTCTGTCTGTTGATCTTGTATATCCCCGAGCTCATCCTGTAACTCTCGCTCTTGTCGAAGCTCGGCAACTTGATTTTCCTGAGTTTCGGCCATATCCCTGTAGACCGTAAAGAGGGCGAATGTGAGTATGATCGAGGACCAGATTCCGGTCAACCGTAGCTGGTTGCCTGTATTCATGGGGGAGATTCCCGGTACGATCGACGGGAGAATCGTGATTCCTGAATGGAATATTCCGACAGCAAATACGATTCCAGCGAGGCGACTTACTCTCCAGTAGTAGGTCCTCATCTCATCCTCAGTCCAGCTCTCAGGGAGATGCTTTTTCTCAATTTCCAACATGGTGAAGTTGAAGCCCCATCGCTGACAGATATTATTCAGTTTGTGTAAATTAAACCCCACTCCCTCGGAAAGAAGTAGGAAGGGTAGTATTCTTCAGTTCATTTCTCAAGTAGTACGATATTCCCTTCCTCCAAATCGTCAAGACGACCCTTCACACCCTGCATCCGCTCCAACACAGCCTTCGATTCCGAGAGCAGTTCACTCACGTGCTCTTCACTCGGCCGACTTTCGGCATCAACAGCTGACGTAACTTCATCGGTCACGTCGGCGTTCGGAAGCTCTTGGCGCAACTCTTCGGCGACCATCTGAAGTTCGGCCCACGCATCGTCGTCCGCACCTGGCGGCCTAGGGTCCTTTGCATGCTCGATGAGCTGGCGCACTCGTCGCTCTGAGGGCGGCCGTGAAGCGGCGAGTATAGTCTCGACGGACTCGGTCGTTGGTGACTCTGGGTGTTCCTCACGCAGCTCTTCGCCTGCTGCCCGTAGCTGCGACCAAAGAGCCGAACCGTCAGAGTCGTCGAAGAGGTCGCGAACCTGCTCGTACGTCTCGGCCTGTTGGACGACAGCGGAGTCGACGACATCACCTTCCGACAGATCCTCACCGGCCCACACAGCTTCGAAGACGTCCTCTAGGTCGCCAAGTACGATGTCGTCGAACTCATCAGTAGCACCATCGACGATTCCTCGAACGTCGTCCTCGTTCGATCGGAGCCACGCGCTCAAATCGTCACAGATGGCTTCCGGGTCAGAGTCAGCGACGGTCTCACCTGTGATTCGACGGAACTGTGCGGAGGTTTCGTCGACGCGATGTCCCTTCGCGTCCTCAAGCCGTGACTCGACCGTCGAAACGCTGGGGACAGTCTCGCCTTCCGCTGTTGCTCGCATACTGGCAGTGATCGACGCGTTCGGATAGAGCGAGGTCATCGTGTCGAGCTCGTCGCTGAAGCGTTCCCAGAGTGTCGTCCCGTCTTCGCTGACGCCGAAGAGTTCACGAGCGTTCGCGAAGATCTTCGCCTCCTCGAGTACCGTTTCGAGATCATCCTCACTTTCGAGGTCGGACGTGGAAAGCTCGTCCTCGTCGAGGGCTGGATCGACCGTTGCCTCGAAGGCGCTGAGCGGCACATCGAACTCACGGCTGGCGCCTTTCAGCGTCCGCTTGACAGTCGCACTGTTCTCGTTGACCCACTGGCCGAGCTCGCCCAACCATTCGTCTGGTCCGTCACCCGACGGCTGCTCACCGAGCACCGTCGAAACGAGGTCTTTTACCTTATTTGGCGGGAGAATATTTGCATTGAAGCGGATTTGGAGTGACGTCAGTCCCCCTTTGGTCCGCACTTGTCGACCGATGGCGGCGGGATCAGACACGTACTCGGTATCCTGTTTGAGTGCGACTGACTCATTCGAAGTCGCAAGTGTGATGAGTAGCGCCGCGATCGACTCCTGTGGCGTCCCGCGGTAGTCGCCGTTGGCAGTCTGAGTCTGCTGGAGGAGTGTCTCGACGTCGACGGATTTCTGTGCCTCGTACGTCTCGATGAACTCGCGACACCAGCCCGTATCTGCGACTTCCCCGCTGGCTGTGTCGACGCCGAGCATCGCTGCGTCCGCGCTTGAGAGCGGCCACTCACCGCTACCGCGGAAGAACGTTGCCATCGCCTTCGCGTCGTCGACTTCGACGAGCGGCCGCGAGAGCGTCTTTCGAGACGATCCGAAGACAGCGTTGACCTGGTCTTCGACGACGGTGTCAAGCACGCTCGAGCGTGCCCCACGGTGTTGGTTTACCGTGTACACCGACGCATCTTCGAGTATCTCCGTCACCGATGATTCGAGGCGGCGTTTGTCGGCACGGTGTTCGCGTTCGAGTTCCTCGTGGGATTCGGTCTCCTCGTCCAACACCTGTCCCATACCGATGACGTTCCGAATCCGCTCCAGCATCGTCTCCGGAACGTCGACGGTAATCAGGATGTGCTCCCCACCGTCGCGACCGTTGTTCACGTCCTGCCACGTCTCGATCTGCTCCGATACGGTATCGTGATCATCGGCCAGCACACGAACGCGAAGCGCGTCGTACTCGGGTGACGGCGCTCGGTCGACCGGTTCGAGGATGGAGTACTCGTACCGTAGTGGGACGAGGCGCTCGTCGCCAACATCGACCTCGTGGCGGCTGCCGTCACTCCTGAAGAACGCATCGTTCTCCCGTAGCCGCGTTTCCACCCACGCCGACAGCTGATGCGGCGAGATCTTTGCGGCCTTGTCCTGGGCACGACTGAGGATGCTCTCCTGTTCCTCGGAGACGAGCGTGTACACCTCGTCGCCCTGGTCGTTCGTCTCGGTGAGGGCCTTCTGCTTGTCGACGAGCGTCTCCAGTCCCGATTCGGTTCGCTCGACGACATCGTCAACAGACGCTGTGACGTCGTCGACCATCAACCGACCGAGGTTTGCTGGCGTCGAGGGGACAGCGGGCGTCTGGTTCAGAAGGTAGAGTCCTTTCGCGAGGCGGACTTCCCACGCATCCTCCTCACCGTCGAACGTCGGAACGAGCGTGTTGTCGATCATCTCCTGGACCCAGAGCGGGAGGTACGTGGTCTCTTCGACCAACAGGTCGAACAGGACGTCCCACGTGACGAGCGAGCCCTCCTCCTTCGACGCCCACCCGAACTTCGTGAACAGCGACCGAACGAGGACGAGCAGTGCTCGACCCTGAATGTAGTCGCGATCGGTCGAGCGACCCTGCGTGATGAGTTCCTGCATCACCGCCCGCAGGAGCGACAGATCGTACTCGCGGAACGGATAGGCCTCGACTGGGTCCGGATCCGCGCTCGTCACCGACGAGTACGTCTCGAGTGAGAGATCGGGCATCGACGCCACCAGCGACTCGACACGTTTGCGTCCCTCGGGGTCCGACTTCTGGAGCCATCGCTTCCGAACGATGATCTCGGTGTCCGCTCCTTCAAGCCGTACCTGTTGATACGTCCAGTGATCTTCGGGCGGCTCGCCGATGAGACTCTCCCGAGTATCCGGGAGGGAGTACTGTCCGGTGGTGACCACGACCGTGTTGGGCCCACGCTGCAGTGCCTCCATCGTCTCCTCGAACTCACGATAGCGATGGCGACTGTCGCCGACGAAGAGTGCCACCTCGTCTAAGCCGAGCAGCAGTTCGGTCCGTTTGCTGCCGTCGTTGAGAGCCTCCGTTGCAGTCTCGACCCGTGAGACGAGGTCCTCGGGATCGAATTCTTCTGGATCGACATCCGCTTCTGCGGCCTCGATGGAGGCTTTCACGCCCGAACGACTGTTGAGCTCCGTTCCGGACGTTTCTTCCATCGCCGGCAACGCTTCGTAGAGCCAGCTGCGGAGGGACGCCCGTTCGGCGAGAACGTCGTCGAATGTCTTCCCGTCATGCTCGAACGTTTGAAGGGGCTCCCAGACCCCATCGTACTCCATATCCAGCGTCCAGGCCCACTCGAGCAGCCAGTTCGGGTCGGTCGGATATCCGAGATCCCGACCAATCGCCTCGAAGATGAGGAACGGCAGCGGCGGCTCTTTCGACGCATCGCGGTCAAGCAGGTTGAGGAAAACTGGCTTGAGGCGGTCCACGTGAGAGTCTGTGATTGACTGCTGGAGTTCGTCGAACCCCGGCCACTGTTCGGCCAGTCGATCACCCAGGTAGGCGAACTCGGATTCGTCGTCAGCGAGGAGGCCGACCAGCTTCAGGAGGTGGGTCTTCCCGGAACCGAACGTCGCGTGGATGTAGAGGAACCGCGCGGCCTCACCGGGATGGGTCTGGATACCTTCGCCGAGCGTTTCGAGGACCTGCTCGGCACTGTCAGTTTCATAGAACTCTCTCACGTCAGTCTCGGCTCGTTCGCGAGCGTTGACTTTCTGTACTTCTTCGAGCTGTCGCGTCGGATCGCTGTGGAAGAGATCGTCGATACTCATTGGAGATGCACCCCCCGGATCTGGCCGTCAATCTGGTGAGCGGGGTAGTAATGGCGTGATTCACCGCCGAAGAAGCTCAGCTTCCCGCCGACGATGTCCCCCGGGAACGGGATTCCGATGGTGGACTTTACGTTCCGACGGTCAAGCTCGTCCAGCAGTTCCGATGCACGGGTGAACGGATACAGACTGCCGAGATTGAGCAAGAGAACCACATGGCTCTGGGTCTCCAGCTGGGCTTCGCTGAGCTCGTGGTCGACAATTTGCTGAACGAGTTCTACAGCAAGCCGGTCCTGCATCGTCTCTTCGATACGCTCATCTGGCGACGTATCTCCCTCGAGTTCAGCCAGGGGTTCACCCAGGTCGACGAGGAGTTTGTACACATCGGTCCGTGGAAGGAGTTCGTCAAGCCAGATCGGCTGGACGGTTACGTTGTCTGGGATTTCTGGGGCTTTCGTTCGTCCATCGGACCAGGTCGCGAGCCTATCTGCGACCCGATGCTCGACTGCTGGGTCGACAGCAGCGATAACGAACGGATTACGAATCCCGTGTTGCCCCTGAGCGAACGTCCGTAGTTTCTCCTTGAATTCACGATACGGCGACGAACTCGTCTGGCTCATCGAATGATCACCCCTTCGTCAGTCTCCTCGATCTCAAGATCTTGCTGTTCCACGAGACGCTCCAGCCGGCGATTCAGTTTCTGCCGATCGTCAGGAACGATGCCGATTTGATCGACATCGTCCGGCGTTCGATCCCCAACGATAGACGACAGTTCATCGAGCCGGCCATCCAGCTCACTCGGATTGTACTCGATAGTTTCAGCGAGCGGCTCTAACTGCGCCACGTCGTCAGTAATCTCGACGATGGCGTCTGAATCAGCATCGGTAGACAACACCGTGATCGCGCTCTCGATGGTTTCGTACCACTGCTGGAGGTGGCGCATCGGAGTGATGTATTCGCCTTCGAAGGCGACGTGGACGCCTGCGGGGAGATCAGTAGCTGAAAGAATCCATGGATGCTCCTCAATACGACGGACTAGTTCACGCAGGCCTCGTTCGTCAACGAACGCGTTCCACGACCTCTCAAGTTCGGGTGCGAGGTCGGGAACGAATTCTCCGGAGAGTGTACTCCACCCATCGGTCGTCCACCACTCACCATCGAACGATGAGACCGCAGATGAGCGGGACTCGATAGAAGCTTGAGCGTCCTCGTCAACCCAGTCGAACTGACGGTTTCGAACCGTCAGTACCGCGTCGAGCTGTTGTAGTGTCGAAAGACGCCGGTTCCAGACGTCGGTTACCTCTTCGACCCACTCTTGGGCCTCGTTGGTCTCGTCGATGACATCCTCGATACCGCCATCTTGTGACTTGACGGCTGAAATCCGGTTTTCGGTAGCATTGCTTCGTTCCGCCAGCTCATCAGCAAACGCATTGAGTAAGCCAGCGACTTCGTTGGTTCGCACGTCAGTGTCGACCACTAGCGTGACGTCTTCACGAAGTCCGGTCAGCTTCGAGCGAATCTGCTGGTTAGTTTCTTGGAGGTGAATGAGACCATCCGCAACTGTTTCAGTCGTCTCCTTGAATCCGCCTTCCTCCAGTAGCTTGCCCAAGTTAGTCCGTGGAAGGAGTTTCAGTCTCGTCGTCGAAAGGCTGTCGAGGTCCAAGACGGATTCGTCTTCCAGCGTGTTTCCGTCCTCGTCGATTGGCACTAGTCTCCCCTCGCGGCAGAATCCCCAAATGATCGCACAGAGTGCAGGCCGGGCCTCGTCGTAGAATGGCTTCTCCTCGACGATCCCGTCCAGAACGGTGTTCATATTGAGTCCGTCGTCGCGGTCTTTCAGCTGCCGACCAGTGAGAGACATAACGTTTCGCTGAATGGTTTGTTGGCCCTGCGCACCATTCTGGTTCGACGAGGGGACTTGAATCGTCCGTGCCCACGGCGGGAGCGGTGCATCGCTGTCGAGTTCGCGTAATTCTCGCAGCCGACTTTCGTCGACCTGGAGCATCATCGGGTGGAAGTCGTCGGGATAGGCGACGTCGACAGTGGCTTGGATCGCCTTCGAGAGACCACCGATGTCCGTCCGATCTTTCACGGTATAGGAGCCACTCATCATTGCGCTCGTCAGCTTACTTCGAACGGTGTTGGCACGCTGTTCGAGGTCACGCTCGACGGCTGGTGGGGCGTCACGCGTAGCAATTGCGTCGCGAAGCGCCCACCACTCAATCATTCGTTTGCGAAGATCTTGGAGGCCATCCGTGTCGATCTCCCAATAGAGCGTGTCCTCGTCAGTTTGCTCTGGTTCTTTGTCTGGGCGGACGCCCTGCACATCGATGTCGATGTCCAGCCCACCTTCAGCTTCAATACTGCTCTCGAAGGTTGTCCCGTCGAGTCCGAAGTGATACGAAACGGGGTACTCGTCACTGGACTCTCCGTAGGGGACTGACTCTGGTAGCGATAGGTCCTGAGTGATGCGATTCCAGAGATGTTCGTCCAAAGTGTCGATGACGTCGTCCCAGTCGGGGTCGGCTTCATTCTCCCCGGTCTCGTCGTAGATGAGGCGTTCTTCCTGTGTCGCGAACCGATAGCGAGCCCCACTTTCGTCTTGTGTCGGTCGAATGAACTTCTGCAGTCGATCCAGTGAATCCTCGACCCGATTGGTCGTGCTAATCCACGATTGGCCGTTCAGGTCGTCCATGACGGCGACCGCAATATTCCCCTCGTTCAGGGGAACGATTTCGTGGACGTGCTGGAGTAGGAGGACCGCCTTCGCTACATCGAGGTCGAACTCTTGAAGCTCACTTTCGTCGTCACCTACCTCGTCAGCGATGCCGGTCGTCTCTTCAGCGCCCTCGACAACCCGCATATCCTGCGGTAAAATCTCACGTAGTTCAGGCTCAATCAACTCGAAGAAATCGACCAGCGAGACGATATGGTCTTCCTTGCCCTCGTCGATCCAGTCGTCCAGCAACCCGTGCATAAGCGCGAGAATGGCACGGGCAGTCCCCGAGAAGATGGACTTCGCCGGGTCGTTTGCCTCTCGGCGGAGGTTGAACAGGAT
The Halorhabdus rudnickae DNA segment above includes these coding regions:
- a CDS encoding TATA-box-binding protein (TFIID; binds specifically to the TATA box and functions in transcription), encoding MGVKLARLDEEVTPAELEEYSLEVSNISASFELDGEYDLERLSEDLVNSEYEPDHHRSLIYRSPNVGSFTVLLPPRGRVSIAGAKSEHEIKRGVQEFVSELDSLGLNDDYRDIRIENVVATGDVGQTVDLNAAVIALGLESTEYEPEQFPGATYRTEEGVVLIFSSGKVVITSVLTYREVRSAFLGVQEKLSQI
- a CDS encoding TATA-box-binding protein; the encoded protein is MHQVNDRYLSYLTETGLDFSDPSLEVKNVVSVGNLQKDIELNALMIALGLEDTEYEPEQFPGLIYRPDSTRCVLLVFSSGKVVVTGGRTAEEDEEAFLHLQDQVDKLL
- a CDS encoding BREX protein BrxB domain-containing protein; translated protein: MSQTSSSPYREFKEKLRTFAQGQHGIRNPFVIAAVDPAVEHRVADRLATWSDGRTKAPEIPDNVTVQPIWLDELLPRTDVYKLLVDLGEPLAELEGDTSPDERIEETMQDRLAVELVQQIVDHELSEAQLETQSHVVLLLNLGSLYPFTRASELLDELDRRNVKSTIGIPFPGDIVGGKLSFFGGESRHYYPAHQIDGQIRGVHLQ